Proteins encoded together in one Lepeophtheirus salmonis unplaced genomic scaffold, UVic_Lsal_1.4 unplaced_contig_3068_pilon, whole genome shotgun sequence window:
- the LOC121131222 gene encoding cuticle protein 19.8-like, producing MVSKVIVLFLVLVSALAAPQYQSPIYTSTQSPEPYSYQYAVQDVESGNDFSAQESSDGQVVSGSYRVLLPDGRVKDVTYHVEGDSGFVADVKYEETPYHAVGTQTKYV from the coding sequence ATGGTTTCAAAGGTAATCGTTCTCTTTTTGGTTCTTGTATCTGCTCTTGCAGCTCCTCAATACCAAAGTCCCATCTATACATCTACTCAATCCCCTGAGCCCTACTCTTACCAATATGCCGTCCAGGATGTAGAATCTGGGAATGACTTTTCTGCTCAAGAGTCATCTGATGGACAAGTTGTCTCTGGATCCTACAGAGTACTTCTTCCCGATGGTCGTGTTAAAGATGTAACTTATCATGTGGAAGGAGACAGTGGCTTCGTGGCTGATgtcaaatatgaagaaacacCTTACCATGCTGTTGGTACCCAAACCAAATATGTCTAA